The following DNA comes from Cetobacterium sp. ZOR0034.
TTTCTCTCTTATTGTTTTCGCATTAAAATTTTTCCAAACTTTATTTGATAAAAATTGAGTTTTATCTGAAATTTCATTTAAAAAATTTATTAAAATCATTTCTTTTATATTAAATAATTTCAAAAGATTTTTTTTATCAATATGTAAAATCTCAGTTTTTTCTAAAGAGATTAAATCAACAGGGATAATATTGTTTTGACCAAAAACAAAAGCTGAGGCTATTAAATCACCAGTAGATAAATTCTCTATCTTTTGAATATCACCTGTATCTTTTAACATCTCTGCACTTAAATTTCCTTTAAGAACAATAGAAATACCATCTAATACATCTCCTCTAAAAAAAACAATATCGTCTTTTTCAAATTTCTTTACATCAAAGTTTATAGTATTAAATATCTCTTTTATTTCATTTTCCTCTAAATCTTTAAATAGTATTACTTTTTTTAAAAAATCAAAATTCAATTAATTTACCTCCCGTAACTATTTTTTTAATTTATTTATAAATATAATATCATTGTTTATTAAAAAAAATAATAATATAATTATTATAAAAAAAGAGGTGATTTAATTTATGAAAAAATTTGGATTACTTGGAAAAAATATTTCCTATTCATTCTCTCCAACACTTCATGAAAAAATATTCGAACTATACAATATAGAAGCCGAATATAAAATTTATGATTTGGATAACGAAAACTCTATAGAGCACTTTTTATCTACACTAAAAGCAGATGGAATTCTAGGACTAAATATAACCATCCCATACAAAACAACAATTCTAAAGTTCGTTAATGAACTTTCGCCGGAAGTTAAAGCGATCGGAGCTGCAAACTGTATAAAATTTTCTGATAACAAAATAATTGCCTATAATACCGATTATTTTGGACTTATAAAAACTTTTAAAAAAATGGGATTGAATCTAAAGAACAAAAAAGTCGTTGTTTTAGGAAGTGGAGGAGCTGCAAAAGCTACTATAAAAGCACTTGAAGACCTGAAAGCAATTGTATATACCGTTTCTAGAGATCCGGAAAAAGCCAAACAAACGCTACATAGTTCGTTTACTATTTCATATGACGAACTTATGAAAACATCTGGCTATTTAATTATAAATGCTACTCCAGTTGGAACTTTTCCTAATACAGAAATCTCTCCTGTACCCAAAGAAGTCCTTCTAAACTTTGACTTTGCTCTAGATTTAATATATAATCCTAAAGAAACTCTATTTTTAAAATTTGCATACTCTAATAATAAACAAATCGAAAATGGACTTTGTATGCTAATTTCACAAGGAGTTAAATCTGAAGAGATTTGGAATGAAGTAGAGTTAAATTACGAAAAAATTTATGATGAACTTATTGATGAAATTTATAAATAACGGAGGATTATAAAAATATGAAAAAAATAGTTATTACATGTCCTAAGTGTAAAGAGAAAATGAGAATAATGGATAAAGTTGCTAAATATAGATGTCCTAGCTGCAAAGAGGTTTACAAGTTTACAACTTTCAAAAGAATAATCCAAAAAATTATTGGTTTCTTCCAAGGAATTGTACAAACTTTTATAGATATAAAGACAAATTTTATAACAAAATATAGAAATACTAAAGCAACATATAACTACATGAAGCAAATGAAAACTAATATGAAAAATAATCCTAATTGGTCAAACTATCACAAAGAACAAGCTGAAGAAAAAAAGATGAGAAACGCACAAAAACCTAACTTTTGGGATAGATTCAAAAAATAAAAATAGGAGAGCAAAATTGCTCTCCTATTTTATTACTTTACAACTATATTTACAATTTTACCTGGAACAACAATAATTTTAACTACTGTTTGACCCTCGATGAATTTCTTAACATTCTCTATTTCTAAAGCTTTAGCTTGAACTTCCTCTTTAGAAATTGTTCTTTCTACTTCTAAAGTTCCTCTTAGCTTACCATTAACTTGAACTGCTATTGCAATTTCATCAGCTATTGTTAACTCTTCTTTATGAGTTGGCCAAGCTTGTAAGAATAACATCCCTTCATTCCCCATCTCTTGCCATAACTCATCACAGAAATGAGGAGTAAATGGAGATAACATTACAACCACGTTTACCAT
Coding sequences within:
- a CDS encoding Crp/Fnr family transcriptional regulator, which translates into the protein MNFDFLKKVILFKDLEENEIKEIFNTINFDVKKFEKDDIVFFRGDVLDGISIVLKGNLSAEMLKDTGDIQKIENLSTGDLIASAFVFGQNNIIPVDLISLEKTEILHIDKKNLLKLFNIKEMILINFLNEISDKTQFLSNKVWKNFNAKTIREKMFDYIHQNKIDNKILFKHSIKELSEIFGVSRPSLSRVISEFVEEGILERDGKNRFKLNL
- the aroE gene encoding shikimate dehydrogenase; protein product: MKKFGLLGKNISYSFSPTLHEKIFELYNIEAEYKIYDLDNENSIEHFLSTLKADGILGLNITIPYKTTILKFVNELSPEVKAIGAANCIKFSDNKIIAYNTDYFGLIKTFKKMGLNLKNKKVVVLGSGGAAKATIKALEDLKAIVYTVSRDPEKAKQTLHSSFTISYDELMKTSGYLIINATPVGTFPNTEISPVPKEVLLNFDFALDLIYNPKETLFLKFAYSNNKQIENGLCMLISQGVKSEEIWNEVELNYEKIYDELIDEIYK
- a CDS encoding zf-TFIIB domain-containing protein, which encodes MKKIVITCPKCKEKMRIMDKVAKYRCPSCKEVYKFTTFKRIIQKIIGFFQGIVQTFIDIKTNFITKYRNTKATYNYMKQMKTNMKNNPNWSNYHKEQAEEKKMRNAQKPNFWDRFKK